A single window of Hyla sarda isolate aHylSar1 chromosome 2, aHylSar1.hap1, whole genome shotgun sequence DNA harbors:
- the LOC130358579 gene encoding mitochondrial ornithine transporter 1-like: MKTNNTIQAAIDLTAGALGGTACVLTGQPFDTAKVKMQTFPNLYKGLIDCAVKTYKHVGFRGFYKGTSPALLANISENSVLFMSYGFCQRVVRRIVGLEKKAPLSDVQNAIAGSFAAAFASFALCPTELVKCRLQAMHEMQLSGKVIEGHNTVWSVVKNILSTDGPMGLYHGLSSTMLREVPGYFFFFGGYELSRSFFTRTGKSKEELGIVPLMVSGGFGGISLWLVVFPVDCVKSRIQVLSMTGKQAGFIRTFLKILRSEGIVALYSGLKPTLIRAFPANGALFVAYEYSRKFMMQQFED, encoded by the exons ATGAAGACGAATAATACCATCCAGGCTGCCATTGACCTGACAGCTGGAGCCTTAG GTGGGACAGCCTGTGTTCTGACTGGACAGCCATTTGACACTGCCAAGGTGAAAATGCAGACGTTCCCGAATCTGTACAAAGGCCTAATAGACTGTGCAGTGAAGACGTACAAACATGTGGGTTTCAGAGGCTTCTACAAGGGGACCAGTCCAGCTCTTCTTGCCAATATATCAGAGAACTCTGTGCTTTTTATGAGCTATGGTTTCTGTCAGAGAGTTGTGAGGAGAATTGTGGGCCTGGAGAAGAAAGCACCTCTAAG TGATGTCCAAAACGCAATCGCGGGCTCCTTTGCAGCAGCATTTGCCTCGTTCGCCCTTTGTCCCACAGAACTGGTGAAGTGCCGTCTTCAGGCCATGCATGAAATGCAGCTATCTGGAAAGGTTATAGAAGGGCACAA TACAGTGTGGTCAGTGGTAAAGAATATCTTGAGCACAGATGGTCCAATGGGTTTGTATCACGGACTCTCCAGCACTATGCTCAGAGAGGTTCCAGgctattttttcttctttggaGGCTATGAATTAAGTCGCTCATTTTTCACAAGAACAGGAAAATCTAAAGAGGAGTTAG GTATAGTTCCACTGATGGTTAGTGGAGGATTTGGAGGGATCTCGCTGTGGCTGGTGGTCTTCCCAGTGGACTGTGTTAAATCTCGGATCCAAGTCCTCTCCATGACAGGAAAACAAGCCGGATTTATaaggacatttttgaaaattttgagaagtGAAG GCATCGTGGCTTTATACTCTGGCCTGAAGCCAACATTAATCCGAGCTTTCCCAGCCAATGGAGCGCTCTTTGTAGCCTATGAGTACAGCAGGAAGTTTATGATGCAGCAGTTTGAAGACTAA